From one Haloferax marinisediminis genomic stretch:
- a CDS encoding type II secretion system F family protein, whose translation MEFGLYLLPLLAAIALVLPVVLSPVSKRADLIVSQVALPIFGFYVANENPRRREQRQRLRAAHIGVTHRVYASRTLLMAGVFGVAGSIVGVYIAAGVLESLAVSSESVQSTLPVALQFLGGLTSISQLSLSELFVILLFFSATIGTTLAGGIYWIRWYYLVERAETRATEIEATLPRTVAFTFALSRSGMSFPKVLETLARNEAVYGEAAREVSIAVRDMDAFGTDVLTALQSMALRTPSPNLEEFAANLASVLSSGRNLSSFLREQYERFQAEAEAQQQQYLELLATLAEVYVTVLVAGPLFFITVLVVIGLVLADTLTIIRFIGYVAIPLASFAFINYIDGITRSLRGAVVVDDDIETASDSIRSIENRNTVGSRPATDGGETVDRWRVNRERLAAYDRFSWLRKWVNRPLDSLSNHPFATLGITIPLGVLWVAVQSSLPSVPSIGLPSSLPTTPAVALSPTSTTTQAIFEAVDAVDQHVVEALIVALVAIALVHEVRKRRVRAIEQSMPDFLDRLASVNEAGLTVVQSLRRVSSSDLGPLGEEVERTCRDIDWGADAQTALRRMDRRTASPMVSRSVTLITNAMSASGDLAPVLRIAANEAQDSRRLARERTQEMLTYLIVIYISFFVFLGIVVALTVSFIPAVEQATAQATVGAGGIGGVTSGAFSGLRDVDTRAYSVLFYHLSVIQGVCSGLIAGQLGEGEIADGIKHAAVLLTITYALFLFI comes from the coding sequence ATGGAGTTCGGCCTGTATCTGTTGCCACTCCTCGCCGCGATTGCACTCGTGCTTCCTGTGGTGCTGTCCCCAGTGAGCAAGCGCGCCGACTTGATCGTCTCGCAGGTCGCACTCCCCATCTTTGGCTTCTACGTCGCCAACGAGAACCCACGGCGCCGCGAGCAGCGACAGCGACTCCGCGCGGCACACATCGGCGTCACACACCGCGTGTACGCCTCACGGACCCTGCTCATGGCGGGTGTCTTCGGTGTCGCAGGGAGTATCGTCGGCGTCTACATCGCCGCCGGTGTGCTGGAGTCGCTCGCCGTCTCGTCCGAGTCGGTTCAGTCGACGCTTCCCGTCGCACTCCAGTTCCTCGGCGGGCTCACGAGCATTTCTCAACTCTCACTGAGTGAACTCTTCGTCATCCTGTTGTTCTTCAGCGCGACCATCGGAACGACGCTCGCCGGTGGCATCTATTGGATTCGCTGGTACTACCTCGTCGAACGGGCAGAGACTCGGGCGACGGAGATAGAAGCGACGCTCCCGCGGACGGTCGCGTTCACGTTCGCACTCTCTCGGTCGGGGATGTCGTTTCCGAAGGTCCTCGAAACGCTCGCTCGAAACGAAGCGGTCTACGGTGAAGCGGCCCGCGAAGTGAGTATCGCTGTCCGCGACATGGACGCGTTCGGGACGGACGTGCTCACCGCACTCCAATCGATGGCCTTGCGGACCCCGAGTCCGAACCTCGAAGAGTTCGCCGCGAACCTCGCGAGCGTCCTCAGCAGTGGGCGAAACCTCTCGTCGTTCCTCCGCGAGCAGTACGAGCGGTTTCAGGCAGAGGCGGAGGCCCAACAACAACAGTATCTCGAACTCCTCGCGACGCTCGCCGAGGTGTACGTCACCGTCCTCGTCGCGGGACCGTTGTTCTTCATCACCGTCCTCGTCGTCATCGGTCTCGTCCTCGCCGACACGCTGACCATCATCAGATTCATCGGCTACGTCGCGATTCCGTTGGCCAGTTTCGCGTTCATCAACTACATCGACGGGATTACGCGGTCGCTCCGAGGCGCCGTCGTCGTCGACGACGACATCGAGACGGCGAGCGACTCGATTCGGTCTATCGAGAATCGGAACACCGTGGGTTCACGGCCCGCCACGGACGGTGGTGAGACTGTCGACCGATGGCGAGTGAACCGTGAACGACTCGCTGCGTACGACCGGTTCAGTTGGCTTCGAAAGTGGGTCAACCGCCCGCTCGACAGCCTCAGTAACCATCCGTTTGCGACGCTCGGCATCACCATCCCACTCGGGGTTCTCTGGGTCGCAGTTCAGTCGTCGCTGCCGTCCGTTCCGTCGATTGGACTCCCATCGTCGCTGCCGACCACCCCGGCCGTTGCACTCTCGCCGACGTCGACCACGACCCAAGCGATTTTCGAGGCGGTCGACGCTGTCGACCAGCACGTCGTCGAGGCACTCATCGTCGCACTGGTCGCCATCGCGCTCGTCCACGAGGTTCGGAAGCGACGGGTCCGTGCCATCGAACAGAGCATGCCCGACTTCCTCGACCGACTCGCGAGCGTCAACGAGGCCGGCCTCACTGTCGTCCAGAGTCTTCGGCGTGTGTCGTCGTCAGACCTCGGCCCGCTCGGTGAGGAGGTCGAACGCACCTGCCGCGACATCGACTGGGGAGCGGACGCACAGACCGCACTTCGTCGCATGGACCGTCGGACGGCGAGTCCCATGGTCTCGCGGTCGGTCACGCTCATCACCAACGCGATGAGTGCCAGTGGTGACCTCGCACCGGTCCTCAGAATCGCCGCCAACGAGGCACAGGACAGTCGGCGACTGGCCCGCGAACGGACCCAGGAGATGCTGACCTACCTCATCGTTATCTACATCTCGTTTTTCGTCTTCCTCGGCATCGTCGTGGCCCTGACCGTCTCGTTCATCCCCGCGGTCGAACAGGCGACTGCGCAGGCGACGGTTGGGGCCGGCGGGATTGGCGGTGTCACCTCGGGCGCGTTCTCCGGTCTGCGTGACGTCGACACCAGAGCCTATTCGGTGCTGTTCTACCACCTCTCGGTGATACAGGGCGTCTGTTCGGGCCTCATCGCTGGACAGTTGGGCGAGGGCGAAATTGCCGACGGCATCAAGCACGCCGCCGTGCTCTTGACCATCACGTACGCACTGTTCCTGTTCATCTGA
- a CDS encoding class I SAM-dependent methyltransferase: MDEPRTAVRETYDRIASHFASTREYPWPEVESFVTDATAGGPATRALDLGCGNGRHVELLSGHADDVVGLDVSRGLLDEATTRATARGFDAGLVQGDASRLPFVDDTFDLAVYVATLHHLAPREARVESLNELARVLTSDGRALVSAWSTAHDTFDRDEGFDTTVDWTLPGGETVPRYYHIYSPDEFDADLDASSLTVVESEISSGNCYAVVTGV; this comes from the coding sequence ATGGACGAACCTCGAACGGCGGTCCGCGAGACGTACGACCGCATCGCGTCGCACTTCGCGTCCACACGCGAGTATCCGTGGCCAGAAGTCGAATCGTTCGTCACGGACGCGACGGCCGGCGGACCGGCCACGCGCGCACTCGACCTCGGGTGCGGGAACGGCCGCCACGTCGAACTGCTCTCTGGGCACGCCGACGACGTGGTCGGACTAGACGTGAGTCGCGGCCTCTTGGACGAGGCGACGACGAGAGCAACAGCGCGCGGGTTCGACGCCGGACTCGTTCAGGGAGATGCGTCGAGACTCCCGTTCGTCGACGACACGTTCGACCTCGCCGTCTACGTCGCGACGCTTCACCACCTCGCTCCCCGCGAGGCCCGAGTCGAGAGTCTGAACGAACTCGCTCGCGTCCTCACCTCGGATGGTCGCGCCCTCGTCAGTGCGTGGAGTACGGCACACGACACGTTCGACCGGGACGAGGGGTTCGATACGACGGTCGATTGGACGCTCCCCGGTGGCGAGACAGTTCCCCGGTACTACCACATCTATTCGCCCGACGAGTTCGACGCCGACCTCGACGCGAGTTCGCTCACGGTCGTCGAATCGGAGATTTCGAGCGGGAACTGTTACGCTGTCGTCACCGGCGTGTGA
- a CDS encoding NAD(P)/FAD-dependent oxidoreductase, with protein MTKTDERQEYEVVVVGGGPAGLQTALYTTRLGHDTALVDRGGGRAAMMLDTHNVIGVTEDQSGNEFLGTARKQLENYGTDIYRDLVTDVEQLDDGRFRLVANDGEFIAERVVLGVGFNDKRPEPPLPRTGKGLHYCLHCDAYMFVDESVYVMGHSDSAAYVAMIMLNFTDDVDILLRGAEPSWSDETDELVRAHPVDIVEEEISGMNKRDDGWLESFEFQDGTVREYKGGFAMYGSEYNTTLFEGLGVELNDDGTVPVDDHGRTNVEGVFAVGDITPGHNQIPVAMGKGAKAGIAIHMELREFPKSLEQIRAEGAVEPDEVPGISPTLLDKAKQFNESHADD; from the coding sequence ATGACCAAGACCGACGAACGGCAGGAGTACGAGGTGGTCGTCGTAGGTGGCGGCCCAGCAGGGTTGCAGACCGCACTCTACACGACACGACTGGGGCACGATACCGCCCTCGTCGACCGTGGTGGTGGCCGCGCAGCGATGATGCTCGACACGCACAACGTCATCGGCGTCACCGAAGACCAGTCAGGGAACGAGTTCCTCGGCACCGCTCGGAAGCAACTCGAAAACTACGGCACCGACATCTACCGTGACCTCGTGACCGACGTCGAACAACTCGACGACGGTCGGTTCCGTCTCGTCGCCAACGACGGCGAGTTCATCGCCGAGCGCGTCGTCCTCGGCGTCGGGTTCAACGACAAACGTCCAGAGCCACCGCTTCCCCGTACCGGGAAAGGACTCCATTACTGCCTCCACTGTGACGCCTACATGTTCGTCGACGAGTCAGTCTACGTCATGGGCCACTCCGATTCTGCGGCGTACGTCGCGATGATTATGCTCAACTTCACCGACGACGTCGACATCCTCCTCCGTGGTGCGGAACCCTCGTGGTCCGACGAGACGGACGAACTCGTCCGTGCGCACCCGGTCGATATCGTCGAAGAAGAGATTTCGGGGATGAACAAGCGCGACGACGGCTGGTTAGAGAGCTTCGAGTTCCAGGACGGGACCGTCCGTGAGTACAAAGGTGGCTTCGCGATGTACGGCTCTGAGTACAACACGACGCTCTTCGAAGGCCTCGGTGTCGAACTCAACGACGACGGAACCGTCCCGGTCGACGACCACGGCCGGACGAACGTCGAGGGCGTCTTCGCAGTCGGAGACATCACCCCCGGCCACAACCAGATTCCCGTCGCCATGGGGAAAGGCGCGAAAGCCGGCATCGCCATCCACATGGAACTCCGAGAGTTCCCGAAGAGCCTCGAACAGATTCGCGCCGAGGGCGCAGTCGAACCCGACGAAGTCCCCGGTATCTCACCCACCCTCCTCGACAAGGCCAAGCAGTTCAACGAGTCCCACGCGGACGACTGA